The following proteins are encoded in a genomic region of Takifugu rubripes chromosome 9, fTakRub1.2, whole genome shotgun sequence:
- the aass gene encoding alpha-aminoadipic semialdehyde synthase, mitochondrial has translation MFRLLHHHGKRTRCCVVQQQRLKHYRAIMAIRREDINPWERRAPLAPRHVKELTNAKVKVLVQPSNRRAIHEKFYERAGAIVQEDISEASLIIGVKRLPEEKVIPRKTYAFFSHTIKAQEANMGLLDDLLKKEVRLIDYEKMVDANGYRIVAFGQWAGVAGMINILHGLGLRFLALGHHTPFMHIGMAHNYRNVSQAIQAVRDCGYEISMGLMPKSIGPVTFCFTGTGNVSKGAQDILNELPVEFVEPLELKDVSESGELTKVYATVLSRHHHLVRKSDSIYDPMEYENHPELYTSHFRTSVAPYTTCLINGIYWDRHTPRLLRRLDAQKLIRPPNVSPASTEGSPVLPHRLLAICDISADTGGSIEFMNECTTIDKPFCMYDADQHIDHDSVEGNGILMCSIDNLPAQLPIEATEYFGDRLFPYIWEMLPSDATRSLDQEDFSPQVKDAIITSNGALTPKFEYIEKLRERREKAQILRRTGMKRVLLLGSGYVSGPVVEYLTRDDKTQVTVGSVVLKQAEELASRYPNTIPIMVDVSSQEGHLDSLLKDHDLVISMLPHSFHPLVAKHCISRKVNLVTASYQSPAMKELQSSVQAAGITIINEVGLDPGIDHMLAMECIDQAKADGCTVESYMSFCGGLPAPECSDNPLRYKFSWSPYSVLLNTISPALFLRDSQLVNIPAGGALMDATMPLKFFPGLNLEGFPNRDSTKYAEPYGIETAHTLIRGSLRFRGFSQAMRGFIKLGLIHSSSAAIGPTAAPVTWKELLCQQAGLSSSISHEAFQAAIYERLGQDDFGMDTLRWLGMLGEEAVPRADSVLASLAKHLEVKLAFDENERDMIVLRNDVGLRHPTGELETKHISLVVYGDPDGFSAMAKTVGYPAAIAARMLLDGEITRKGLVVPMTKEIYGPVLTRLKEEGLHFRSMSTLQE, from the exons ATGTTCAGGCTTCTCCATCACCATGGTAAGAGGACACGGTGCTGTGTGGTGCAACAACAACGCCTTAAACACTACAGGGCCATCATGGCCATCCGCCGCGAGGACATCAACCCGTGGGAGAGGCGGGCCCCACTGGCTCCGCGGCATGTGAAGGAGCTGACCAATGCCAAGGTCAAAGTCCTGGTCCAGCCGTCCAACCGCAGAGCCATCCACGAGAAG TTTTACGAGAGGGCGGGCGCCATCGTTCAGGAGGACATTTCAGAGGCGTCATTAATCATTGGGGTAAAGAGGCTGCCAGAGGAGAAGGTGATTCCCAGGAAGACATATGCATTTTTTTCTCACACCATCAAAGCTCAGGAAGCTAACATGGGGCTCCTGGATGACCTGCTGAAAAAG GAGGTTCGTCTGATTGACTATGAGAAGATGGTCGATGCTAATGGCTATCGGATTGTTGCATTTGGCCAGTGGGCCGGTGTTGCAG GCATGATTAACATCTTACATGGATTGGGGCTGCGCTTTCTGGCTCTTGGACACCACACCCCTTTCATG CACATCGGAATGGCTCATAACTACAGGAACGTCAGCCAGGCCATCCAGGCAGTAAGGGATTGTGGGTACGAGATTTCCATGGGTCTCATGCCCAAGTCCATTGGGCCTGTGACCTTCTGCTTCACTGGTACTGGCAACGTGTCCAAG GGGGCGCAGGACATCTTAAATGAGCTTCCTGTTGAATTTGTTGAGCCGCTGGAGCTGAAGGACGTCTCTGAAAGTGGAG AACTGACCAAAGTCTACGCCACAGTCCTGAGCCGACATCACCACCTAGTCCGCAAGAGTGACAGCATTTATGACCCCATGGAATATGAGAACCACCCGGAACTCTACACCTCCCACTTCAGGACCAGC GTGGCTCCGTACACAACCTGCCTCATCAATGGAATTTACTGGGACCGTCATACTCCCCGACTGCTGCGAAGGCTCGATGCACAGAAGCTAATAAGGCCTCCCAACGTCTCTCCAGCGTCCACAGAGGGTTCACCAGTACTGCCTCACAG GCTCCTCGCCATTTGCGACATCTCGGCCGACACTGGCGGCTCCATCGAGTTTATGAACGAGTGCACCACCATCGACAAACCCTTCTGCATGTACGACGCTGACCAGCACATTGACCACGACAG CGTGGAGGGGAACGGGATTCTCATGTGCTCCATCGACAACCTTCCCGCTCAGCTGCCCATTGAAGCCACAGAATACTTTGGAGACCGATTGTTCCCGTACATCTGGGAGATG CTGCCTTCAGATGCCACCAGAAGTCTGGACCAAGAGGACTTCAGCCCACAGGTTAAAGAC gccATCATCACCTCAAACGGAGCGCTGACCCCAAAGTTTGAGTACATAGAGAAGCTCAGAGAGAGAAG GGAGAAGGCTCAGATTCTGAGGAGGACTGGGATGAAACGGGTTCTGCTGCTGGGCTCAGGCTACGTCTCTGGACCTGTGGTTGAGTATCTGACTCGTGATGACAAGACACAGGTGACCGTGG GCTCGGTGGTGCTGAAGCAGGCCGAGGAGCTGGCGTCCAGATACCCCAACACCATCCCCATCATGGTGGATGTGAGCAGTCAGGAAGGACACCTGGACTCGCTGCTCAAAGACCACGACCTGGTCATCAG CATGCTGCCACACTCCTTTCACCCCCTGGTGGCCAAACACTGTATCAGCAGGAAGGTGAACCTGGTCACTGCCAGCTACCAGAGTCCTGCCatgaaggagctgcagagcag CGTGCAGGCAGCAGGAATCACGATCATCAACGAGGTGGGATTGGATCCAGGAATTGATCACATGCTCGCCATGGAGTGTATTGACCAGGCAAAAGCTGACGGCTGcacc GTAGAGTCCTACATGTCATTCTGTGGTGGTCTTCCTGCTCCAGAATGTTCAGACAATCCTCTCCGCTACAAGTTCAGCTGGAGTCCCTATAGCGTCCTCCTCAACACCATTAGCCCCGCCCTCTTTCTCAGAGACAGCCAG ttgGTGAACatccctgcagggggcgctctcaTGGATGCCACCATGCCCCTCAAGTTCTTTCCTGGTTTGAATTTGGAGGGATTTCCAAATCGTGACAGCACCAAATATGCTGAACCTTATGGGATTGAGACGGCACACACACTGATCAGAGGATCACTGCGGTTCAgg GGTTTCTCTCAGGCCATGAGAGGGTTTATTAAACTGGGTCTGAtccacagcagctctgcagccatcGGACCAACAGCTGCTCCTGTTACCTGG aaagagctgctgtgtCAGCAGGCAGGactgtcctcctccatctcccatgAGGCCTTTCAGGCAGCCATATATGAGCGTCTGGGACAGGATGACTTTGGGATGGACACACTGCGGTG GCTCGGAATGCTGGGCGAGGAGGCAGTGCCACGTGCCGACAGCGTGCTTGCGTCACTCGCTAAACACCTGGAAGTGAAACTGGCCTTTG ATGAGAACGAGAGAGACATGATTGTCCTCAGGAATGACGTCGGCCTCCGACATCCCACCGGGGAGCTGGAGACCAAACACATCAGCCTGGTCGTGTATGGCGACCCGGACGGCTTCTCCGCCATGGCCAAGACTGTGGGATACCCAGCAGCCATTGCTGCTCGCATGCTGCTGGATG GTGAAATCACGAGAAAAGGACTTGTGGTTCCGATGACAAAAGAGATTTATGGGCCGGTGCTGACGcggctgaaggaggaggggcTTCACTTCAGGTCTATGAGCACACTGCAGGAATGA